Below is a window of Myxococcaceae bacterium JPH2 DNA.
CGTGCGCTTCGACGAGAAACACATCCTGCTGCATCTGGCGGATGGCCGAGTGCGAGCCACCCCGCTCAGCGCCCTCATTCGCGTCGACAAGGCCACGCCCGAGCAGCGGCGCGAATGGGTCCTCACCGAAGATGGCCGGGGCGTGAACTGGCCAGCGCTCTGGACTCCCGCCCCCGACGGCATGCTCAGCCTCTGGGCCATCGAACAGGACGCGCTCTACGAGCACGCCCTCGCGCAACTGCAGCACGCCCACCGCGACCTCGAGGCCCTGCCACCCGACGAACGCGAGCTGGTCGCGCTGTGGCGAATGGAGGCCGACATCAACAACGGAGGCTTCATGCAGTTCTTCTGCAACTGGGGCGAAGCGACCTGCCACCTCGCCATCGAGGCGCTGGGCAGGATTGGCGCCCAGGCCACCCGCCAGTGCCTCCAAGACATGCTGAGTGTCATTGCCCCCTATGGTGAGACAGAGGAGATGGTATCGCTGTCCGAACTGCCGGGAATGGTGACAGACGCCGAGCGGGACCGGATGTATGCGTTGGACCAGGCGTTCTGGAAGGCCCCCGACGCGCTCCCTCGGCTCGTCGTGCGGCATTACGCGCCACGCGTGGCAAACGTCACGGATTGAGCAACCCGGGAAGGACGAGAGCCCTCGACGAGGGTCCATCGGACTCGAAGGCCTGTCGTC
It encodes the following:
- a CDS encoding DUF4375 domain-containing protein, giving the protein MAPDDNRIIDVRFDEKHILLHLADGRVRATPLSALIRVDKATPEQRREWVLTEDGRGVNWPALWTPAPDGMLSLWAIEQDALYEHALAQLQHAHRDLEALPPDERELVALWRMEADINNGGFMQFFCNWGEATCHLAIEALGRIGAQATRQCLQDMLSVIAPYGETEEMVSLSELPGMVTDAERDRMYALDQAFWKAPDALPRLVVRHYAPRVANVTD